A region of Coraliomargarita sinensis DNA encodes the following proteins:
- a CDS encoding chalcone isomerase family protein, translating into MTRHYKIIPAMLLLAISSASGSELFPQRIKVLDQSFVKLGEYRYVYRFFFDLYEVALFTESGADAEDVLKANRAFHLQFHYLRQIDKAIILKSADRMLERNLSEDERSIIAERVAKINEAYTGVGEGDRSSLTYKPSTGTTLCINDEPVITIEGKDFAELYFRIWLGEEAISQSLKENLLGRG; encoded by the coding sequence ATGACGCGTCATTACAAAATCATACCTGCCATGCTTTTACTGGCGATCTCAAGCGCCAGTGGCAGCGAACTCTTTCCCCAGAGAATCAAGGTCCTGGACCAGAGCTTTGTTAAACTGGGGGAATACCGCTACGTCTATCGCTTTTTCTTCGACCTCTACGAGGTTGCGCTGTTCACCGAATCGGGGGCGGACGCCGAAGATGTGCTCAAAGCCAACAGGGCTTTTCATCTCCAGTTCCACTACCTCCGGCAGATCGACAAGGCAATCATCCTGAAATCCGCCGACCGTATGCTGGAAAGAAATCTCAGCGAGGACGAGCGATCAATCATTGCCGAACGGGTAGCTAAAATCAACGAAGCTTACACCGGCGTCGGGGAAGGTGACCGGTCGTCGCTGACCTACAAGCCCAGCACGGGCACCACCCTATGTATCAACGACGAACCCGTGATCACGATTGAGGGGAAGGATTTCGCGGAGCTGTATTTCCGAATCTGGCTGGGCGAAGAAGCCATCTCCCAAAGTTTGAAGGAAAACCTGCTCGGCCGCGGGTGA
- the pdhA gene encoding pyruvate dehydrogenase (acetyl-transferring) E1 component subunit alpha — protein sequence MATKKKTAKTAKKTTKKAKTFLQAPINKKLSAEEKIELYRTIVGIRRFEERSLRAYNQGKIGGFLHLYIGQEAVATGVVSLMEENDHIITAYRDHGHALAVGMSMNECMAEMYGKHTGCSKGKGGSMHFFAPDKNYWGGHGIVAGQTPLGAGLAYALKYKGVKGCAVCFLGDGAVNQGAFMETLNLVSLWDIPVVFVIENNGYSMGTSLKRSSAEENLAHRADGFDMAWEVCDGHDVFEVREVADRAMTRAREEHKPFLLEIRTYRYRGHSVADANHEKYRTKEEIEDYKKNKDPINVLKQQLIKEGTLDEDLVKQIDKEKKEEADAAAQFADESPVAPREEIQTDVYWEVDNDTEGKLKGTYFFNDV from the coding sequence ATGGCAACAAAGAAGAAAACCGCAAAAACAGCCAAGAAAACGACCAAGAAGGCAAAGACTTTCCTTCAGGCCCCTATTAACAAGAAGCTGTCCGCCGAGGAGAAGATCGAGCTTTACCGGACGATCGTCGGGATCCGGCGTTTTGAAGAGCGTTCCCTACGCGCCTACAATCAAGGGAAAATCGGCGGCTTCCTCCACCTTTACATCGGCCAGGAAGCCGTGGCCACGGGTGTCGTCTCCCTGATGGAGGAGAACGACCACATTATTACCGCCTATCGCGACCACGGGCATGCACTGGCCGTGGGGATGTCGATGAACGAATGTATGGCGGAGATGTACGGCAAGCACACCGGTTGCTCCAAGGGTAAGGGCGGCTCCATGCACTTTTTTGCGCCGGACAAGAATTACTGGGGCGGCCACGGGATTGTCGCCGGGCAGACGCCTCTCGGAGCCGGCCTCGCCTATGCGCTCAAATACAAGGGCGTCAAGGGCTGTGCGGTTTGTTTCCTTGGCGACGGCGCTGTCAATCAGGGGGCCTTCATGGAAACCCTGAACCTCGTCTCGCTATGGGACATTCCGGTGGTTTTCGTGATCGAGAACAACGGTTACTCCATGGGCACCAGCTTAAAGCGTTCTTCCGCCGAAGAGAATCTCGCCCACCGCGCCGACGGCTTTGACATGGCCTGGGAAGTTTGCGACGGGCACGATGTGTTCGAAGTTCGTGAAGTGGCCGACCGCGCCATGACCCGCGCCCGCGAAGAGCACAAGCCCTTCCTCCTGGAAATCCGCACCTACCGCTACCGCGGACACTCGGTGGCCGATGCCAACCATGAGAAGTACCGGACCAAGGAGGAAATCGAGGACTACAAGAAGAACAAGGACCCGATCAACGTCCTCAAGCAGCAGCTGATCAAGGAAGGCACCCTAGACGAAGACCTGGTCAAACAGATCGACAAGGAGAAGAAAGAGGAAGCCGATGCCGCGGCTCAGTTCGCGGACGAGAGTCCGGTCGCACCCCGCGAGGAGATTCAAACCGACGTTTACTGGGAAGTCGACAACGACACCGAAGGCAAACTCAAAGGGACCTATTTTTTCAATGACGTGTAA
- a CDS encoding alpha-ketoacid dehydrogenase subunit beta gives MALITYREAIKQALAEEIERDENVVIMGEEVAQYNGAYKVTEGLWDKYGDKRLVDTPISEAAFSGLAIGASALGIRPVVELMFMSFSYVAIDQLFNNASFCRYMSGGLMNVPIVVRGPANGGTNVGATHSHTPENMVANHPGLKVVCPSNAYDAKGLMKTAIRDNDPVFVMENTLLYGEKWEVPEEEYTIDLGVANVLKEGSDVTIVSHGRCAMISLSAAKILKEKHGIDAEVVDLRSIRPLDEETILNSVKKTNRAVLVEENKPFCGVDAQISHMIQYKAFDYLDAPIHRVSAVDAPQIYAKDLENWQIPNEERIIESVLKCVS, from the coding sequence ATGGCCCTCATCACATACCGCGAAGCTATCAAGCAGGCACTTGCTGAAGAAATCGAACGCGACGAAAACGTCGTCATCATGGGCGAGGAAGTCGCTCAGTACAACGGCGCCTACAAAGTCACCGAAGGCCTCTGGGACAAATACGGCGACAAACGCCTGGTCGACACCCCGATCTCGGAGGCGGCCTTCTCCGGGCTCGCCATCGGTGCTTCGGCGCTCGGCATCCGTCCGGTCGTGGAGCTCATGTTCATGTCCTTCAGCTACGTGGCGATCGACCAGCTTTTCAACAACGCCTCCTTCTGCCGCTACATGTCCGGCGGCTTGATGAACGTTCCCATCGTGGTGCGCGGCCCGGCCAACGGGGGCACCAACGTGGGCGCGACCCACTCGCACACCCCGGAAAACATGGTGGCCAACCACCCCGGCCTCAAGGTGGTCTGCCCCTCCAACGCCTATGACGCCAAGGGGCTGATGAAGACGGCGATCCGCGACAACGACCCGGTCTTTGTCATGGAAAACACCCTCCTCTACGGGGAAAAGTGGGAAGTCCCGGAAGAAGAGTACACCATCGATCTCGGCGTCGCCAACGTGCTCAAAGAAGGCTCGGACGTCACCATCGTCTCCCACGGCCGCTGTGCCATGATCTCGCTGAGCGCGGCCAAGATTCTTAAAGAGAAGCATGGTATTGACGCCGAAGTCGTCGACCTCCGCTCCATCCGCCCGCTCGACGAGGAAACCATCCTCAACTCGGTTAAGAAGACCAACCGCGCGGTCCTGGTGGAGGAGAACAAGCCCTTCTGCGGCGTGGACGCCCAAATCTCGCACATGATCCAGTACAAGGCATTCGACTATCTGGATGCGCCCATTCACCGGGTTTCTGCAGTCGACGCCCCGCAAATCTACGCCAAGGATCTGGAAAACTGGCAGATCCCCAACGAAGAACGCATCATTGAATCCGTGCTGAAATGCGTCTCCTAA
- a CDS encoding dihydrolipoamide acetyltransferase family protein, whose amino-acid sequence MATLIDMPKLSDTMTVGTLVKWLKNEGDAVANGDMIAEVETDKATMEVECFDDGVLIKQYCKEGQEVPVGGAIAAVGEKGEEAPEVDNSDAGGDAEDEKKEDDGGDEKEAGKDDEAKSSAKESKPDEDKVKGASDKKSDDTPAEVPAPATTDDGERIKASPVARKIAAEKGIDLATLKGSGPGGRILKEDVLNAEPAPAAAEGGGSGAGKAAAAEPAKPVATLEELDLPVSNMRKSIAKALVSSKSNAPHFYLQIEVDGAPLAALRKELNAKLAELPKEHGGTKFTVNDLTLKAAAEAVRRVPAINRSWEGDTIKQHANVHLAFGVAIDDGLVTPVIRAAETKGLREIGAEAKVLIKKARDKKLAPDEMSGSTLTVTNLGMFGISDFYGIINPNNAAILSIGATIKKPVVNENDEIVIGQTMKIGLSGDHRTIDGAVGAQYLQALKEILETPALMLV is encoded by the coding sequence ATGGCTACACTCATCGACATGCCCAAACTCAGCGACACCATGACGGTGGGCACGCTGGTCAAATGGTTAAAGAACGAAGGCGACGCGGTCGCCAACGGCGACATGATCGCCGAAGTCGAAACCGACAAGGCCACGATGGAAGTCGAATGCTTCGACGACGGCGTCCTGATCAAGCAGTACTGCAAGGAAGGCCAGGAAGTGCCGGTCGGTGGCGCGATTGCCGCCGTGGGTGAGAAAGGCGAGGAGGCTCCCGAAGTCGACAACTCCGATGCCGGTGGAGACGCCGAGGACGAGAAAAAAGAGGATGACGGGGGCGACGAGAAGGAGGCCGGGAAAGACGACGAAGCCAAATCCTCTGCAAAAGAGAGCAAGCCGGACGAGGACAAAGTCAAAGGGGCGTCGGATAAAAAATCCGACGATACGCCGGCGGAAGTCCCCGCGCCCGCAACCACCGATGACGGCGAACGGATCAAGGCATCCCCAGTGGCCCGCAAGATCGCAGCCGAGAAAGGCATCGACCTGGCCACACTCAAAGGAAGCGGCCCCGGTGGCCGAATTTTAAAGGAAGACGTGCTCAATGCAGAACCGGCCCCGGCAGCAGCCGAGGGTGGCGGATCCGGTGCCGGCAAGGCTGCCGCCGCTGAACCCGCCAAACCGGTGGCCACACTCGAAGAGCTCGACCTCCCGGTCAGCAACATGCGCAAGAGCATCGCCAAGGCACTGGTCTCGTCCAAGTCCAACGCCCCGCACTTCTACCTGCAAATCGAGGTGGACGGCGCCCCGCTGGCCGCACTCCGCAAGGAGCTCAATGCCAAGCTGGCCGAACTGCCCAAGGAACACGGCGGCACCAAGTTTACCGTCAACGACCTGACGCTGAAAGCTGCCGCTGAAGCGGTCCGCCGGGTTCCTGCGATCAACCGCTCCTGGGAAGGCGACACCATCAAGCAACACGCTAACGTGCATCTGGCCTTCGGCGTCGCCATCGACGACGGACTGGTCACTCCGGTCATCCGCGCGGCGGAAACCAAGGGCCTGCGCGAAATCGGCGCCGAAGCCAAAGTTTTGATCAAGAAGGCCCGCGACAAGAAACTCGCACCCGACGAGATGAGCGGTTCCACCCTGACCGTGACCAATCTCGGCATGTTCGGTATTTCCGACTTCTACGGCATCATCAATCCGAACAACGCGGCGATCCTCAGTATCGGAGCCACCATCAAAAAGCCCGTGGTCAACGAGAACGACGAAATCGTGATCGGCCAGACCATGAAGATCGGCCTGTCCGGGGACCACCGCACCATCGACGGGGCCGTCGGCGCACAATACCTGCAGGCCCTCAAGGAAATCCTCGAGACGCCGGCGCTGATGCTGGTTTAG
- a CDS encoding thiamine-binding protein, with protein sequence MISLQVSVYALDGNVREAVHCYLDALDASGLARDTGTMSTVVWGEADEVWDGLRKAYEAVAAKHKVVVNVGMSNIAPLPARASGQRE encoded by the coding sequence TTGATCTCTTTACAGGTTTCCGTGTATGCACTCGACGGTAACGTGCGCGAGGCAGTGCACTGTTATCTGGACGCACTCGACGCGAGCGGACTGGCACGCGACACCGGCACGATGTCCACCGTAGTCTGGGGCGAAGCGGACGAGGTCTGGGACGGGCTGCGCAAGGCGTATGAAGCCGTTGCCGCGAAACATAAGGTCGTCGTCAATGTCGGCATGAGCAATATCGCTCCCCTCCCCGCACGTGCTTCAGGACAAAGAGAGTAG
- a CDS encoding peptide deformylase, with protein MILRVTQYGEPILREVGAPVTEFNAELAELADNMVDTMYEAEGIGLAAQQIGKALQLCIVDVRPPEGVEVPFNYSYDGKQPPLDLFMPMAICNPRVSIVDDREDVYEEGCLSFPGVNGKVIRPVGVRCEFQDVQGNPHVIEADGLLGRCILHEVDHLNGELFIDKMDKRDLKKNETKIKKLKRESRDFLKSQ; from the coding sequence ATGATCCTACGAGTCACCCAATACGGCGAACCCATCCTCCGGGAAGTGGGGGCACCGGTTACTGAATTTAACGCCGAATTGGCCGAACTGGCCGACAACATGGTGGACACCATGTATGAGGCGGAAGGCATCGGCCTGGCCGCTCAGCAGATCGGCAAGGCCCTGCAGCTCTGCATCGTGGATGTGCGCCCTCCCGAGGGCGTGGAAGTGCCCTTCAACTACAGCTACGACGGCAAGCAACCGCCGCTCGACCTGTTCATGCCCATGGCGATATGCAACCCCAGGGTAAGCATCGTCGACGACCGCGAGGATGTCTACGAAGAGGGCTGCCTCTCCTTCCCCGGCGTGAACGGTAAAGTGATCCGCCCCGTCGGGGTGCGCTGCGAATTTCAGGATGTCCAGGGGAACCCGCACGTGATCGAAGCTGACGGCCTGCTCGGCCGCTGCATCCTCCACGAAGTGGACCACCTCAACGGCGAGCTCTTCATCGACAAAATGGACAAGCGCGATCTGAAGAAGAACGAGACCAAGATCAAGAAGCTCAAGCGTGAGTCGCGGGATTTTTTGAAAAGTCAGTAG
- the rsmG gene encoding 16S rRNA (guanine(527)-N(7))-methyltransferase RsmG, which produces MASPSADGVTDLAEKFPNVNEQAWPVLESWVELIREWNEKINLISRKDIEHLEERHLAHCLVITNHLKLMHGARVMDVGTGGGFPGLIMAICYPQAQFTLIDSIGKKIAVVQDIADKLNLKNVDARQCRAESVNKQFDFITGRAVKNLPEYFSWIKGNLRKGQRNSIPNGVLYWKGGALQPEYDAIGIRPRLTIDLQAELQDDYFAEKYILHFDARDVPRVRGRAVERG; this is translated from the coding sequence ATGGCTTCCCCTTCGGCTGATGGCGTGACGGATCTAGCGGAAAAATTTCCCAACGTAAACGAACAGGCCTGGCCCGTGCTGGAGTCTTGGGTCGAGCTCATTCGGGAGTGGAACGAAAAGATCAATCTGATCTCGCGCAAAGATATCGAGCATCTGGAGGAGCGGCATCTCGCACACTGTCTGGTAATCACCAATCATCTCAAGCTGATGCATGGCGCGCGGGTCATGGATGTGGGCACCGGGGGCGGCTTCCCGGGTCTGATTATGGCGATCTGCTACCCGCAGGCGCAGTTTACTTTGATCGATTCGATCGGTAAGAAAATCGCGGTGGTGCAGGATATCGCCGACAAGCTGAACCTGAAGAACGTCGACGCGCGCCAGTGCCGGGCCGAGTCGGTCAATAAACAGTTCGACTTCATTACCGGTCGCGCGGTCAAGAACCTGCCCGAGTATTTCAGCTGGATCAAAGGCAACCTCCGCAAGGGGCAGCGCAACTCGATTCCCAACGGAGTCCTCTATTGGAAGGGTGGGGCACTGCAGCCGGAATATGATGCCATCGGGATTCGCCCGCGTCTAACCATCGATTTGCAGGCGGAGCTGCAGGACGACTATTTTGCCGAGAAATACATCCTGCACTTTGACGCGAGGGATGTCCCGCGTGTGCGCGGCCGGGCGGTGGAACGCGGATGA
- a CDS encoding RluA family pseudouridine synthase — MKETSHTEEKTALEWLARDYPDSPKKRLKQWFARGRVQLDGHPLTKPHHRLEDPGERLRMGEAVPGAKVFFKRMPTRIHAQVNLLYIDRSLAIVNKGAGLLSVPLPGKSQPSALSLLETYLQGKGAAELDHNRVNRKVLTPLPVHRLDQYTSGLLCFAMNAEAREHLVKQVREHSFLREYLALGDGKLAPRKGTWRSWFKLDEQGMEQTVFDEPTEGATEAVSHYEVLDTITWPAGGGREHTVSRLRLRLQTGLKHQLRIHAARAGVPLLGDRFYHPDFKKAVGQGTGQPYGCKRQALHASSIGFVHPETGKTKRFSSKFPRDLAELEESLRDKGAT, encoded by the coding sequence TTGAAAGAGACATCACATACTGAAGAGAAGACCGCGCTTGAATGGCTGGCACGCGACTATCCGGACAGCCCGAAGAAGCGCTTGAAGCAATGGTTCGCGCGCGGGCGGGTGCAACTCGACGGCCATCCGCTGACCAAGCCCCATCATCGCTTGGAGGATCCGGGCGAACGCCTGCGGATGGGCGAGGCTGTGCCCGGTGCGAAAGTCTTTTTCAAACGGATGCCGACGCGCATCCATGCCCAGGTCAATCTGCTCTATATCGATCGCTCGCTGGCCATCGTCAACAAAGGTGCCGGCCTGCTCTCCGTGCCGTTGCCCGGTAAGTCGCAGCCTTCTGCTTTGAGCCTTCTCGAAACTTATCTGCAGGGGAAAGGGGCGGCCGAGCTCGATCACAACCGGGTGAATCGCAAAGTGCTGACGCCCCTGCCGGTGCACCGGCTCGATCAATACACCAGCGGCTTACTCTGTTTCGCCATGAACGCGGAGGCGCGCGAGCATTTGGTCAAACAAGTGCGGGAGCACAGCTTTCTTCGTGAATACCTCGCTCTAGGGGACGGCAAGTTGGCACCGCGAAAGGGGACCTGGCGCAGCTGGTTCAAACTCGATGAGCAGGGGATGGAGCAAACCGTATTCGATGAGCCGACGGAGGGGGCAACTGAAGCCGTCAGTCATTACGAAGTGCTGGATACCATCACTTGGCCGGCCGGTGGCGGACGCGAGCACACCGTATCCCGCCTGCGCCTGCGCTTGCAGACCGGACTGAAACATCAACTGCGCATCCATGCCGCACGGGCGGGTGTGCCACTCCTGGGCGACCGCTTTTATCACCCGGATTTCAAAAAGGCCGTCGGGCAGGGCACGGGCCAGCCCTACGGCTGTAAGCGCCAAGCCCTGCACGCCTCCAGCATTGGATTTGTCCACCCCGAAACCGGTAAGACCAAGCGCTTCAGCAGTAAATTTCCCCGCGACCTGGCCGAGCTGGAAGAAAGCCTGCGGGACAAGGGGGCCACGTAG